A single region of the Streptomyces virginiae genome encodes:
- a CDS encoding carboxylate-amine ligase, whose protein sequence is MIEPGNSTTSTGTTQNTVRTTVPLTVGVEEEFLLVDARSFRVVPAAPLVLATADGLPGELHPEGTRYQVEISTPIAHSAASLRAELAALRRTVGRAARAHGCRLLAAPSPVIAVEGPLHLTDDEPRQREQHRRFGALTDTLVSCGRHIHIGTLDVDTAVAVSNRIRPWLPTLIALAANSPFWGGRDTGHASWRAMAWSGWPSAGLPPHFTSTAHFRRSVQTLLGSGAALDTKMVYWDLRPSGHWPTLEIRAPDMSPDIDSAILQAELARALVSTALREMAERRPEPAVRDDVLRLARWRAAHDGLEGFGLDPYSGTELPAADLAEALLDLVAPELAAAGDLDHAAKTMASLLRDGSGAHRQRVAFARRQDLTDVLRHLTDETEDF, encoded by the coding sequence GTGATCGAACCTGGCAACAGCACCACGAGCACCGGCACGACGCAGAACACGGTGCGCACCACCGTCCCCCTCACCGTCGGCGTGGAGGAGGAGTTCCTGCTCGTCGACGCCCGCAGCTTCCGGGTGGTCCCCGCCGCCCCGCTGGTCCTGGCGACGGCCGACGGACTGCCCGGCGAACTCCACCCGGAGGGCACCCGCTACCAGGTGGAGATATCCACCCCGATAGCCCACTCGGCGGCCTCGCTGCGCGCCGAGCTCGCCGCCCTGCGGCGCACCGTCGGCCGGGCCGCCCGCGCCCACGGCTGCCGACTGCTGGCCGCCCCCTCGCCGGTCATCGCCGTGGAAGGGCCGCTGCACCTGACCGACGACGAGCCGCGCCAGCGCGAGCAGCACCGCCGCTTCGGCGCGCTCACCGACACCCTCGTCAGCTGCGGCCGCCACATCCACATCGGCACGCTCGACGTGGACACGGCGGTGGCCGTGTCCAACCGGATCAGACCCTGGCTGCCCACGCTGATCGCGCTGGCCGCCAACTCGCCGTTCTGGGGCGGCCGTGACACCGGCCATGCCAGCTGGCGGGCGATGGCCTGGTCCGGCTGGCCCTCGGCGGGTCTGCCGCCGCACTTCACGTCCACGGCGCACTTCCGGCGCTCGGTGCAGACCCTGCTCGGCTCCGGGGCGGCCCTGGACACCAAGATGGTCTACTGGGACCTCCGCCCCTCCGGGCACTGGCCGACGCTCGAGATCCGGGCGCCGGACATGTCCCCGGACATCGACTCGGCGATCCTGCAGGCCGAACTGGCCCGCGCGCTGGTCTCCACGGCGCTGCGCGAGATGGCGGAGCGGCGCCCCGAACCGGCCGTACGGGACGACGTCCTGCGCCTGGCGCGCTGGCGGGCGGCCCATGACGGCCTGGAGGGCTTCGGCCTCGACCCGTACTCGGGGACGGAACTCCCGGCGGCGGACCTCGCGGAGGCCCTGCTGGACCTGGTCGCCCCGGAACTGGCCGCCGCCGGCGACCTCGACCACGCCGCCAAGACCATGGCGAGCCTCCTGCGCGACGGCTCGGGCGCCCACCGCCAGCGGGTGGCGTTCGCCCGCCGGCAGGACCTGACGGACGTACTGCGCCACCTCACGGACGAGACGGAGGACTTCTAG